From the genome of Vicia villosa cultivar HV-30 ecotype Madison, WI linkage group LG2, Vvil1.0, whole genome shotgun sequence, one region includes:
- the LOC131649124 gene encoding uncharacterized protein LOC131649124, translating to MFALSGSPKSSSCPLSSYFQFCGVAQEDDWHVFFGCSKTNSCWKEAGLYDTVAPLLHLSNDIRSLILILCSKEDRKVAGRFAMMIETLWHNRNEYIWNNEKEEASRLGWLAFHKWQEWWLAQNSQDSETTPLHTHQWLPPPPGWFKCNVDAGFNRNCGTTNRGWCIRDDLGNFITAGVAWDVGSSSTLEAEALALKEAIQGALSLHLDHVVFSSDSQQVVQAIHSNSLGGSEFSFIIRSIKLLLLYSPNFKVEFVKRQANMVAHCLTKAANSWPRRSSLISYKSSAISYLLPATNYQSSATDYQLAYQLSTSFTKQCLKL from the exons ATGTTTGCCCTCTCGGGTTCGCCTAAGTCATCATCATGTCCCTTGTCCTCTTATTTTCAGTTTTGTGGGGTGGCTCAGGAGGATGATTGGCACGTTTTTTTCGGGTGTTCGAAAACTAACTCTTGTTGGAAGGAAGCAGGTTTGTATGACACTGTTGCACCTCTTCTTCATCTTTCTAACGATATTAGATCACTCATTCTTATTTTGTGTAGTAAGGAGGATAGGAAGGTTGCTGGGCGTTTTGCTATGATGATAGAGACTTTATGGCACAATAGGAATGAGTACATTTGGAACAATGAAAAGGAGGAGGCATCGAGGCTTGGGTGGTTAGCCTTCCATAAGTGGCAAGAGTGGTGGTTGGCTCAAAATTCTCAAGATAGTGAAACGACCCCCCTTCACACTCATCAATGGCTTCCACCCCCTCCGGGTTGGTTTAAGTGCAATGTCGATGCGGGTTTTAATCGTAATTGTGGGACTACTAATAGAGGTTGGTGCATTCGGGATGATTTGGGGAACTTTATTACTGCGGGTGTCGCTTGGGATGTGGGTTCTTCTTCTACTTTAGAAGCGGAGGCTTTGGCTTTGAAGGAAGCTATCCAAGGAGCTTTATCTCTCCATCTTGATCATGTTGTTTTCTCAAGCGATTCTCAACAAGTGGTGCAAGCTATCCATTCAAATTCCTTAGGAGGGTCCGAGTTCAGCTTTATTATTCGttctattaagttgttgttactttATTCTCCAAACTTTAAGGTAGAGTTTGTtaagcgtcaagcgaatatggttgcccatTGTTTAacaaaggcggccaattcttggcctCGACGTAGTTCC CTTATCAGTTATAAGTCATCAGCTATTAGCTACCTACTACCTGCTACCAACTATCAATCATCAGCTACTGACTACCAGCTAGCTTATCAGCTATcaactagttttaccaaacagtgCCTTAAATTATAA